Part of the Citrus sinensis cultivar Valencia sweet orange chromosome 2, DVS_A1.0, whole genome shotgun sequence genome, cttcattcaaatttaacttttaattttgaaatgaaaattttgactttattACACATCTTTGAGTTTTAGTGAATTTAGGGATTTAGACATTCTGATTGTAAGTCAAATTGATATGGTTTATGCATTTAGTTATGGGGTGacattatttttagtaaatataGCTTGCTTTATGATGAATcaattgtatatattttggtTTTGTCTCGTTataagttatatttataattttgtggaTTTCTGTACTCGTTTTGAACACAAaggaattttaattttagctGCTGGATTGTCTGAAAGCTGTGTGTGAAAGTGAAGTTTTCTCTAAGtgactattttttaattgggcGATGCGTGTTCAGTTTTATTGTACAAGCTCAAATAATGTGAATGTGTAAAGATCATACTATTATTGATGCGTCTATATGCTATTCTCTGACTTAGATCAACACATCTTGAAATATAGTGATCAAACATGATCTCAGGTTGCTTTTATTGTGGGTTGAGCATAGTCTAGTCAATTATTCGCTGGAGGACATCAGTTATAGGAAAATCATCACCTTGAAtagttgttaaaaatgaaaaatttactGTTTTTAGTATCattcatgatttttattctttcttcgTCTGTTTGTTCTTCTAATCTCAAATTATTGAGCATATTAGAATTCTCTGAACTGATTGATGACATTTCATCACTCTCTGCTGAGACTTCAATTCTTTTGCCTCCGtttgttgtttcaaaatctTAAATCTTACGTGCTTATGCTTAAAATCGTCTTTCTTAGTTTGTAGTGGTATGTGCAGTATGATATAAATGCATCATCTCAACGAGCTGTGATGAGAGTTCTTAGATTATGTTCTGCCtccaagatttttttttgggagagACAGATGGAAAATTGATGAAGTTGTTCAATTTTCTCCCTCAGTTGATGATGTCTAGGCTGCAAATAGTGGCTTACAAGGATCATCTTTGTTATTTATGAACTGCAAGGTTGGGTACGGTGGTACTGAATAAATGATTACCtttaatgaatgaaaattagaTTGGGTAATCCTTAAGTGATTACCTACCAATTTCACCCTTCCATGTGTGAAAGACAAATGAATAGAGGTTTTGCCTTCACTTTGTATatattcatttctttattgGTGAGATGCAGATGACAAACTGTCATCAGTCATCATCTTGCCATAATCCTTCAAATGAAAGGTTCACTGGCATGTAATTACCTTGAGACagatttgttattatttcaGTTCTGATTGCAAAATCTATCTgcatgttttttctttaagtGAAGGCTTCTTTCCCATGGGTAGTTagaagattattactatttgtagTTGAAATGTACTAAGAAGTTATATATGACTTTTTAAGTTTTGTATTCGTGTcaacaaaaagtaatgacaaaaagtaaaacaactttttattcttttattttcgctGAATAAATGCCTTTTcacttttccttttccttttttattgtttgtttatttatttcttttttgtgcaTCTATTTTCCTCAAAATTGTTCACTTTCTCCTCCActtctctctatctctcttgATATACTGCCTTGGAGATTGGTATCTTTTTGTCTTATATGATCTTTTATGTTACTTCTTTAGAATAAAAGCAGTGGACTGTACACAGGAGATGGCTCTGTAGACATTAGTGGGAAGCCTGTTCTGAAGCAGAACACTGGAAATTGGAGAGCATGCCCCTTCATTTTGGGTAATTTAGGATTCTTTTCCcttgttctttttattaaatattcttatttatgaCGGTTGTAATCTGAAATGCAGGTACTGAGTGTTGTGAACGCTTGGCCTACTATGGAATCGCAACTAATCTTGTTTCTTATCTTACCCACAAACTACACGAAGGAAATGTGTCTGCTGCAAGAAATGTTACCACCTGGCAAGGCACTTGCTATCTTACACCTCTTATTGGAGCTGTCTTAGCTGATGCTTACTGGGGAAGATATTGGACAATTGCTGCTTTCTCCACAATTTACTTCATTGTAATTTATCTCTCTTTATTGGCAATGGTTTCTTTTCTCCTCATTTCCTTTCCACATTTGCTTGAGGCCGTCAGTGACATGAAGTTTTAATTGGTTTAGGGAATGTGCACATTGACTCTCTCAGCCTCAATTCCTGCTCTAAAGCCGGCTGAATGTGTGGGTGCTTTATGCCCTTCGGCTACTCCAGCTCAGTATGCTGTATTCTTCTTTGGGCTTTATCTGATTGCGCTAGGGACTGGTGGGATTAAACCATGTGTTTCATCCTTCGGGGCAGATCAGTTTGATGATACTGATTCCAACGAAAGAGTAAAGAAGGGATCCTTCTTCAActggttttatttttctatcaacattggTGCCCTGATATCAAGTAGTCTTATTGTATGGATCCAAGACAATGCTGGGTGGGGACTAGGATTTGGAATTCCTGCATTGTTTATGGGCTTTGCCATTGCAAGTTTCTTTTCAGGAACTTCACTCTACAGATTTCAAAGGCCAGGGGGAAGCCCCATTACAAGAATGTGTCAGGTTTTGGTTGCTTCATTCCGTAAATGGAATTTGGAAGTACCTAATGACAGTACTCTTCTGTATGAAACTCAAGACAAAGCCTCAGCCATTGAAGGTAGCCGGAAGATAGAGCACAGCGATGAACTTAGGTaaagtttctttttctataCTTCTACATTCTGTGTGCTTCATTCCCCACCCCCACCTTTTTTGGGTTGAACCGTCAGCGGATAATTTTCTCTTCACAAAAGCTTATTAGCTAGTTTTGAAATGGAACATCACGATACTAAGTTTGGGGGGGTGTTATGACATCCACAAATTTAGTTCTTGGCATTTTGACACAAGATAGTCAAATTAATGGGGATAAGTAACTgacaaaggaaaattttatgGATTCATTTGATGTAATGCTGAGTATATTGAATAAACTAATCGAATTTATGTGTGAAGATGACTGGGGCTATTGAATATCATCTGAAAGGATGATAGAACATTGAATT contains:
- the LOC102611745 gene encoding protein NRT1/ PTR FAMILY 8.3, whose translation is MGSIEEERLLLEEGNIENKSSGLYTGDGSVDISGKPVLKQNTGNWRACPFILGTECCERLAYYGIATNLVSYLTHKLHEGNVSAARNVTTWQGTCYLTPLIGAVLADAYWGRYWTIAAFSTIYFIGMCTLTLSASIPALKPAECVGALCPSATPAQYAVFFFGLYLIALGTGGIKPCVSSFGADQFDDTDSNERVKKGSFFNWFYFSINIGALISSSLIVWIQDNAGWGLGFGIPALFMGFAIASFFSGTSLYRFQRPGGSPITRMCQVLVASFRKWNLEVPNDSTLLYETQDKASAIEGSRKIEHSDELRCLDKAAVVSDAEIKSGDFSNPWILCTVTQVEELKILIRMFPIWATGIVFSAVYAQMSTLFVEQGMVMDTSIGSFTIPPASLSSFDVISVIFWVPIYDKIIVPIARKFTGKERGFSELQRMGIGLFLSVLCMSAAAVVEINRLRLARELELVDQNVSVPISIFWQIPQYFLLGAAEVCTFIGQLEFFYDQSPDAMRSLCSALSLLTTALGNYLSSFILTVVTYFTTAGGKTGWIPDNLNKGHLDYFFWLLAGLSIFNMLLYVVCAKKYKQKKAG